The sequence TCGGCAGCCGAACGCTCTGCGAGCACAACGCGTTCAGCAGCATTCCAATGGACGTTATAACCAAGATTCTCAAATATCGGCCGAAACGGGACCATTGTCGTTCCTTCATGAACCAGTGGTTGCTGCGCGAAAGCGAGCTCGACTCCATCGATATAAACCCTAATCGGGTCCTGCTCTTGAGCATGAACCAAACCGCCAAATGGAAACATGCAAACTAGGCAAGCTATAAAAACTAGTTCAGAGCGACGTTTCATTCCTCAACCTCCATCCGTAAATTCAAGCACATACAGGTCTCATAGTACCTTAATAAAGGTTAGAGCAAAAGATCCTTCCGGCATGGGGCTAAAAGGCGAAAGCTAATTCGATATAGGGGGTGTCGCAGCGCTTTCAGTGCGGTATTACCTGTTATAAAGAAATAACAATCCGGTCAGATTGTTACGACTGATTCCGTAGCCGGACATGTCGTTTTCCAAGGAGGCGCTGTTTATTGCGGAACGAAATTTGCTCTTCGCGCCATCATGGAAGGGTTACGTCAAGAGGAACGTGAAAATAAGATGCTCGATGCTCTATTAAAGCGTTCTCTCTAACAAAGTTCCCACTTGTTTGGCCATTGCTTGCGGCGGATGAGGCATGCCATTTCGGATCCACCACTCAATCACCCCTACATAAGCTGTTCCGGCATATTGCAACATAACATCTTCACTTAAATCAATATTTCGCTCGCTTTCCTTATCAATTTCACCTTTAAATCCTTCCATAAAGTGGTATAGAAGCCGAGTTCTGAAAGAAGATGGGGCCCCTTTCGCCTCTTTGCTTGCTAACATGGTGGAAAAGAATAAGTAATTTTGTTCGAAATATTCAAAATAAGGGACAAGAGCCTCGGACCAATTCATCTGACACGCCCACTCATCCATTTCGCCCAATTCGCTCAGGTGTGATTCTATGAGTTTATCCAACAAATCGTATTTGTCTTGATAATGTAGATAAATGGTTCCGCGGTTTACGTTTGCCCGATCCGCAATATCCTGAATGGTTATATCATCAAAGTTTTTTTCAGTCATCAGTTCAATAACAGCCTTTTTCAAGGATTCCTGTGTTTTAAGAATTCTTCGATCTAATTTGGCCATTGCGATCGTCACCAGGCTTTCTGAGATAATTGACATTTTGTATTACTCTGTTGATATATCAACGTTTCGGTTTCTTTTAACCATTGAATGTCCATTCCTTGCATATATAATAATAAACATAGGTTGATTAGACAATGCGTTTTGTTTATCGATCTTATGTTGAGTTTATTAGTATTTCTAAGCGAGCATGAAAATATTGAGATTTTACTCATGGATTACAGGAGGATATATATGATTCAAGCTAATGCACGTGCTGTATTTCATCCGGAAGGCCCTTTCAAACTGACAACGATCGAACGCAGGGATCTGAAGCCGCATGATGTTCTCATTGAGATTAAATTCGCTGGGATTTGTCACTCCGACATTCATACCGCTCGCGGCGATTGGGGACCGGTCCAATACCCCCTCGTGCCGGGGCACGAGATCGCCGGTATCGTTACCCAGGTCGGTTCGGAAGTGACCAAGTATGCCATTGGCGACCGAGTAGGGGTTGGCTGCATGGTTGACTCCTGCGGTGAATGCGTGAACTGCCATAAGGGGGAGGAGCAGTATTGCCTTAGCGGGAATACGGGTACCTATGGAGCCATCGACCGATACGGGCAATATACGCAGGGCGGCTATTCTACCCACATCGTCGTAACGGAAGATTTCGTGGTTCGAATTCCTGACGGTATGGAGTTGGACGCCGCCGCTCCTCTCCTGTGTGCCGGTATTACGACATACTCGCCGCTGCGCCATTGGGGAGCCGCTCCCGGCAAGAAGGTAGCTGTCGTCGGACTTGGCGGACTTGGACACATGGCTGTGAAGCTCGCTCATGCCATGGGGGCGGAGGTTACGGTCCTATCGCAATCTTTGAAAAAGAAAGAGGACGGTTTGCGGCTTGGCGCGGACCATTACTACGCGACG is a genomic window of Paenibacillus antri containing:
- a CDS encoding TetR/AcrR family transcriptional regulator, encoding MAKLDRRILKTQESLKKAVIELMTEKNFDDITIQDIADRANVNRGTIYLHYQDKYDLLDKLIESHLSELGEMDEWACQMNWSEALVPYFEYFEQNYLFFSTMLASKEAKGAPSSFRTRLLYHFMEGFKGEIDKESERNIDLSEDVMLQYAGTAYVGVIEWWIRNGMPHPPQAMAKQVGTLLERTL
- a CDS encoding NAD(P)-dependent alcohol dehydrogenase, which gives rise to MIQANARAVFHPEGPFKLTTIERRDLKPHDVLIEIKFAGICHSDIHTARGDWGPVQYPLVPGHEIAGIVTQVGSEVTKYAIGDRVGVGCMVDSCGECVNCHKGEEQYCLSGNTGTYGAIDRYGQYTQGGYSTHIVVTEDFVVRIPDGMELDAAAPLLCAGITTYSPLRHWGAAPGKKVAVVGLGGLGHMAVKLAHAMGAEVTVLSQSLKKKEDGLRLGADHYYATNDPETFKKLAGSFDLIVNTVSAEIDINAFLSLLALDGTLVNVGAPAQPLPVQVFSLIPHRRSFAGSMIGGIRETQEMLNFCAEHNIAPEIEVISANQIDEAWERVLASDVRYRFVIDIATMENE